The Oceaniferula marina region ATCTTGATTGCCCTGCCGGTGTTGCTGGTCATTGTGACCGGCATTCTGCTGTTGTTGAAAAAGGATTCGGATTGGATCCAGCCTCCGACGCAGACTGGATCCTCCAAGGACTTGCTTGTATCGTTTGACCAGGTGCTTGAGGTCGTGAGGTCGGTTCCTGAAGCTGAGGTTGAGAGCTGGCAGGATGTTGACCGGCTCGATGTCCGGCCAGGCAAGGGCATGCTCAAGCTGCGATCAAAGAACGGCTGGGAGGTTCAGGTGGACTCCCGCACGGGGGAGGTGTTGCAGACGGCATACCGGAGGACGGATCTCATTGAGAGCCTGCATGATGGGAGCTTTTTCCACGACAAGGCAAAGTTGGGGCTGTTTTTGCCATCGGCCTTGGTTTTGCTTGGCTTGTGGTTGACCGGAATCTATCTGTTTTTGTTGCCTTCGCTGAATCGGCGGCGGAGGCAAAACAAGCAAAAAGGGTGATGTGCCCATTTATGGTTTGGCTGCGGGAGCTTCGCTTTGCTCGGGCAGCATGATGGCCATTTCGCCTGAACTCCGAGTTTGTGGGGTGCTTGATTCGTTGGTGGCAAGGAGGATGGTTCCCGGCCGAATAATCTGCTGGACGCTAGTGCGGAAGGCGTGT contains the following coding sequences:
- a CDS encoding PepSY-associated TM helix domain-containing protein translates to MIKFSKFNRLFHRWGSILIALPVLLVIVTGILLLLKKDSDWIQPPTQTGSSKDLLVSFDQVLEVVRSVPEAEVESWQDVDRLDVRPGKGMLKLRSKNGWEVQVDSRTGEVLQTAYRRTDLIESLHDGSFFHDKAKLGLFLPSALVLLGLWLTGIYLFLLPSLNRRRRQNKQKG